In the Festucalex cinctus isolate MCC-2025b chromosome 10, RoL_Fcin_1.0, whole genome shotgun sequence genome, one interval contains:
- the ror1 gene encoding inactive tyrosine-protein kinase transmembrane receptor ROR1 isoform X2 encodes MDDFDEEGFCQPYRGIACARFIGNRSIFVDSLQMQGEIETQITAAFTMIGTSNHLSDRCSQFAIPSLCHFAFPTCDRSSGADKPRDLCKDECEILENDLCKTEYIIARSNPIILKRLKLPNCEDLAASDSLEAANCLRIGIPMAEPINKNHKCYNSSGSEYRGTISMTKSGRQCQPWNSQYPHSHNFQAVRYPELNGGHSYCRNPGNKHEAPWCFTLDEGVRMELCDIPICDHKEKSAGGNMEILYILVPSVAIPLAIALLFFFICVCRNNQKSARPPAPRQPKPVRGQNVEMSMLTTAYKPKSKAKELPLSAVRFMEELGECSLGKIYKGHLYLPGMDQAQLVAIKTLKDVSSVQQWSDFQQEAAVLTELQHPNVVCLLGVVTQEQPVCLLFEFLPQGDLHEFLIIRSPHSDVGCSSDEDGTVKSSLDHGDFLHIATQVAAGMEYLASHFYIHKDLAARNILVGEQLHVKISDLGLSREIYSSDYYCIQPKTFFPIRWMPPEAIAYGKFTTESDIWSFGVVLWEVFSYGLQPYYGFSNQEVMEMVRKRQLLPCPEDCPPRFYGLMSECWQEGPARRPRFKDIHGRLRAWEGPSSSHASSSTPSGGGGNATTQTTSLSASPVSNLSNPRYAAAAGYLYPAQAIPSPGQMAPIPAWAPMAVPPTHPRFIPVNGYPIPPGYAAFPAHFAPPAPPARVIQHHLPPPKSRSPSSASGSTSTGHVSGVPSTTGSNHDANTPLLSHCIMPGNGAGPVQVYGHLPQKGAGPLDHTQTVALLAPDSDVLMYNDAVITADL; translated from the exons AT GGATGATTTTGACGAGGAGGGCTTCTGCCAGCCATACCGAGGCATCGCCTGCGCCCGCTTCATTGGCAACCGCAGCATCTTTGTCGACTCGTTGCAGATGCAGGGCGAGATCGAGACACAGATAACAG CGGCCTTCACCATGATCGGGACGTCCAACCACCTGTCGGATCGCTGCTCTCAGTTTGCCATCCCGTCCCTCTGCCACTTCGCCTTCCCCACCTGTGACCGCAGCTCGGGGGCTGACAAACCTCGGGACCTGTGCAAGGACGAATGCGAGATCCTGGAGAACGACTTGTGCAAGACGGAGTACATCATCGCCCGCTCCAACCCCATCATACTGAAAAGACTCAAGTTGCCAAACTGCGAGGATCTGGCCGCCTCGGACAGCCTGGAGGCAGCCAACTGTCTGAGGATCGGCATCCCCATGGCCGAGCCCATTAACAAAA ATCACAAGTGTTACAACAGCAGCGGATCGGAATACCGCGGCACCATCAGTATGACCAAGTCCGGCCGTCAGTGTCAGCCGTGGAACTCCCAGTATCCTCACAGCCACAACTTCCAGGCCGTCCGCTACCCGGAACTCAACGGCGGTCATTCGTACTGCCGCAACCCGGGAAACAAACACGAGGCCCCCTGGTGCTTCACGCTGGACGAGGGGGTCCGCATGGAGCTCTGTGACATACCCATCTGTG ACCATAAGGAGAAGTCTGCTGGCGGCAACATGGAGATCTTGTACATTCTGGTTCCAAGCGTGGCCATCCCGTTGGCCATCGCCttgctcttcttcttcatctgtgTGTGCCGCAACAACCAGAAGTCCGCCAGGCCGCCTGCCCCTCGCCAGCCCAAACCGGTCCGCGGGCAAAACGTCGAGATGTCCATGCTCACAACGGCATACAAGCCAAAG AGTAAGGCCAAAGAGCTTCCCCTGTCAGCAGTGCGTTTCATGGAAGAGCTTGGAGAGTGCTCGCTGGGGAAGATTTACAAGGGTCACCTGTACTTGCCGGGCATGGACCAAGCACAACTGGTCGCCATCAAGACCTTGAAGGACGTCTCCAGTGTCCAGCAGTGGAGTGACTTTCAGCAG GAGGCCGCCGTGCTGACAGAGCTGCAGCACCCAAACGTGGTGTGCCTGCTTGGTGTGGTGACCCAGGAGCAGCCCGTCTGTCTGCTCTTTGAGTTCCTCCCTCAAGGCGACCTTCACGAGTTCCTCATCATTCGCTCGCCTCATTCGGACGTGGGCTGCAGTAGCGATGAGGACGGAACCGTGAAATCCAGCCTGGATCACGGCGACTTCCTGCATATAGCCACACAG GTCGCTGCTGGGATGGAGTACTTGGCCAGTCACTTTTACATCCATAAGGACCTGGCAGCGCGGAACATTCTAGTTGGCGAGCAGCTCCACGTGAAGATATCCGACCTGGGCCTCTCCCGAGAGATCTACTCGTCAGACTACTACTGCATCCAGCCAAAAACCTTTTTTCCGATCCGCTGGATGCCTCCCGAGGCCATCGCCTATGGAAAGTTCACCACCGAGTCGGACATCTGGTCGTTCGGGGTGGTGCTGTGGGAGGTCTTCAGTTACGGCCTGCAGCCTTATTATGGCTTCTCCAACCAGGAAGTGATGGAGATGGTTCGGAAAAGGCAGCTGCTGCCCTGTCCGGAAGACTGCCCGCCAAG GTTCTACGGTTTGATGAGCGAGTGCTGGCAGGAGGGACCAGCGCGAAGACCTCGCTTCAAAGACATCCACGGCCGCCTACGAGCGTGGGAGGGGCCGTCGTCATCTCACGCCAGCTCCAGCACGCCGTCCGGCGGCGGAGGCAACGCCACCACCCAGACCACCTCGCTGAGCGCCAGCCCCGTCAGCAACCTGAGCAACCCTCGctacgccgccgccgccggttaTCTCTACCCGGCCCAGGCCATCCCCTCGCCGGGCCAGATGGCTCCCATCCCGGCGTGGGCGCCCATGGCGGTGCCCCCGACGCACCCGCGCTTTATTCCCGTCAACGGCTACCCGATTCCGCCGGGTTACGCAGCTTTCCCCGCCCATTTCGCTCCGCCGGCGCCGCCCGCTCGGGTGATCCAGCATCACCTGCCGCCCCCGAAAAGCCGCTCGCCCAGCAGCGCCAGCGGCTCCACGAGCACGGGTCACGTCAGCGGCGTTCCCTCCACCACGGGCTCCAACCACGACGCCAACACGCCGCTGCTGTCGCACTGCATCATGCCGGGGAACGGCGCCGGCCCGGTCCAAGTGTACGGGCATCTTCCGCAGAAGGGGGCGGGGCCGCTGGACCACACGCAAACGGTGGCGCTGCTCGCGCCGGACTCTGACGTGCTGATGTATAATGACGCTGTCATCACTGCAGACCTGTAG